Proteins from one Bombus affinis isolate iyBomAffi1 chromosome 1, iyBomAffi1.2, whole genome shotgun sequence genomic window:
- the LOC126922589 gene encoding nurim homolog, translated as MFVKCISVVVCTICFLYTFYILCNLTYFLSNMPNKNKETITSSEKDEDTESILWLLIINMSLLSIFMFQHSLMASNVVKHLFCKLHMDYMERSIYNVTSAMTLHLLFNKWQTISSIALWNVNISFNNVLWFTFTALHVLAWSIIYSGCLMMDISELVGIKQVYYKFSFRPSPMLMKSKELLRYYSHMRHPSFTGFLIILWVYPHMTLDRLLLALILSIYMTLMWTIDKEDYNYHANLVKRKQRELF; from the exons ATGTTTGTAAAATGTATTAGTGTTGTTGTTTGTACTATTTGTTTTTTATAcaccttttatattttatgtaatttgacatattttttatcgaatatgccgaataaaaataaagaaacgatTACTTCGTCAGAAAAGG ATGAAGATACAGAGTCTATATTATGGTTGCTAATAATAAACATGTCTCTATTAAGTATTTTCATGTTCCAACATTCACTTATGGCAAGTAATGTTGTCAAACATTTATTTTGCAAATTACATATGGATTATATGGAAAGAAGTATTTATAACGTTACTAGTGCTATGActcttcatttattatttaataaatggcAAACTATTTCATCCATTGCATTATGGAAtgttaatatttcttttaataatgttttGTGGTTTACATTTACTGCTTTACATGTATTGGCTTGGTCAATAATTTATAGTGGATGTTTGATGATGGATATATCTGAATTAGTTGGAATAAAACAAGTATATTACAAGTTTTCATTTAGACCAAGTCCTATGCTAATGAAGTCAAAAgaattgttacgttattactCACACATGAGACATCCAAGTTTTACAGgatttcttattattttatgGGTATATCCTCATATGAC ATTAGACCGATTATTATTGGCTTTGATACTCTCAATTTATATGACCTTAATGTGGACTATTGATAAGGAAGATTACAATTATCATGCTAATCTTGTGAAGAGAAAACAAAGAGAGTTATTCTGA